In one window of Methanosarcina vacuolata Z-761 DNA:
- a CDS encoding MarR family transcriptional regulator, with translation MDPMEKIFGKTAQMTVLKNLIEHQNESTYLSGIAEETGLSHSSVSRVITPLIASGIVIEKPLGKQIRTFQLNMDNEATRLIIDFYDKINHMLE, from the coding sequence ATGGATCCAATGGAAAAAATTTTTGGTAAAACCGCACAGATGACAGTACTCAAGAATCTAATTGAACACCAGAACGAATCAACCTACCTTTCGGGGATAGCTGAAGAAACTGGCCTGTCTCACTCCAGCGTATCAAGGGTTATTACACCCCTGATCGCATCGGGCATCGTCATAGAAAAGCCTCTGGGAAAGCAAATCCGGACTTTCCAGTTGAACATGGACAATGAGGCAACAAGGCTGATAATAGATTTCTACGATAAAATCAACCATATGCTGGAATAA
- a CDS encoding DUF357 domain-containing protein translates to MPADLDEKVKRYEDMLKRALQKAKYSPIQGSHMYAVAKDYYTMAEAYYKDGVYFLENRDPVNALASFSYGHAWLDAGAKLGVFAVDDETLFTI, encoded by the coding sequence ATGCCTGCTGATCTTGATGAAAAAGTCAAAAGATACGAGGATATGTTAAAAAGAGCCCTCCAGAAAGCCAAATATTCCCCAATCCAGGGGTCTCATATGTATGCCGTTGCAAAGGATTATTATACAATGGCAGAAGCCTACTATAAAGATGGGGTGTATTTTCTGGAAAATAGAGATCCTGTAAATGCCCTTGCCTCCTTCAGCTATGGTCACGCCTGGCTCGATGCGGGAGCAAAACTAGGGGTTTTTGCAGTTGATGATGAAACTCTTTTTACTATATAA
- a CDS encoding NAD(P)/FAD-dependent oxidoreductase: MYDLIIIGGGPAGLAAGIYAVRLGLNTLILERSEISGQIALSDLVENYPGFPAISGLELMEKYKAHAQAVGVETKITEVLSVRAEGEKRIISTDSGDLESIAVIVATGANPKRLNVPGEKEFISKGVSYCAICDGPFFKNKTVVVVGGGNSAVTDALLLSKIARKVYLIHRRDQLRAVKVLQDRVFATPNIEFIFNAQILEIMGGSGGVRKVEKINYKDLKSGEQRELATDGVFIYVGIHPNTEIIDVDKDDEGFIRTDNLLETSKKGIYAVGDCRDTPIWQLVAAVRDGALAATAASVYIEDFKKETT; encoded by the coding sequence ATGTATGACCTTATAATCATAGGAGGAGGACCTGCAGGGCTCGCAGCCGGTATTTATGCCGTACGCCTCGGACTTAATACTTTGATTCTTGAAAGAAGTGAAATTAGCGGACAGATTGCGCTTTCAGATCTCGTGGAAAATTATCCTGGCTTTCCAGCTATCTCAGGGCTAGAATTAATGGAAAAATATAAGGCTCATGCTCAGGCTGTCGGGGTAGAAACAAAGATAACTGAAGTCCTCTCCGTTCGCGCTGAAGGAGAAAAGAGAATAATCTCCACGGACAGTGGAGATCTTGAATCAATAGCTGTCATAGTTGCTACAGGTGCAAACCCCAAGCGTCTGAACGTGCCTGGTGAGAAAGAGTTTATCAGTAAAGGGGTTTCTTATTGCGCCATATGTGACGGGCCTTTTTTTAAAAACAAAACTGTTGTGGTGGTCGGGGGCGGCAACTCAGCAGTTACGGATGCTCTTCTTCTTTCAAAAATTGCCAGGAAAGTATATCTTATTCACAGGAGAGACCAGCTGAGAGCTGTTAAAGTCCTTCAGGATAGGGTTTTTGCAACTCCGAATATTGAATTCATTTTTAATGCCCAGATTCTGGAAATCATGGGAGGCAGCGGGGGAGTTCGAAAAGTCGAAAAAATAAACTATAAGGACCTTAAAAGTGGAGAACAGCGCGAACTGGCTACAGACGGTGTTTTTATTTACGTGGGTATTCATCCAAACACTGAAATCATTGACGTGGACAAGGATGATGAGGGCTTTATCAGGACGGATAACTTACTTGAAACCTCAAAGAAAGGAATTTATGCTGTAGGAGACTGTCGTGATACCCCAATCTGGCAACTTGTGGCAGCTGTTAGAGATGGAGCACTGGCAGCTACTGCTGCGAGCGTGTATATAGAGGACTTCAAAAAAGAGACTACATGA
- the dph5 gene encoding diphthine synthase yields the protein MLTFIGLGLFDEYDISLKGLEAIREADMVYAEFYTSFLMGTNLEKMEKLYGKKVFLLSREDVEQHPDWLSKAKDSNLCFLTGGDTMVSTTHVDLRLRAEKLGIETRLVHGASIASAVSGLAGLQNYRFGKSASIPHPYESRRGTRIISETPYDIIKQNLELGLHTLVFLDIDKEKGYMTVNTALELLLEVEEKRGEGIMRGAIAVGIARAGSEKPVVKADYAEKLKDFDFGKPLHILVIPGKLHFLEAEALVKLAGGPAGFMKEVE from the coding sequence ATGCTTACATTTATAGGTCTGGGCCTTTTCGACGAATATGACATTTCTTTAAAGGGACTTGAGGCTATCAGGGAAGCTGATATGGTTTACGCGGAGTTCTATACATCTTTTCTCATGGGTACGAACCTTGAAAAAATGGAGAAACTCTACGGCAAGAAAGTCTTTTTGCTTTCAAGAGAGGATGTGGAGCAGCACCCTGACTGGCTCTCCAAAGCAAAGGACAGCAATCTTTGCTTCCTGACTGGCGGGGATACAATGGTCTCCACAACTCATGTAGACTTACGCCTGAGAGCTGAAAAACTGGGGATAGAGACCCGCCTGGTTCATGGGGCTTCAATTGCCTCGGCTGTCTCGGGTCTTGCAGGACTGCAGAACTACCGCTTCGGGAAATCCGCAAGTATTCCTCATCCCTATGAGAGCAGAAGAGGCACAAGGATAATCTCGGAAACTCCTTATGATATTATAAAACAAAACCTGGAACTTGGCCTGCATACCCTGGTGTTCCTGGATATAGATAAGGAAAAAGGCTATATGACTGTAAATACTGCCCTTGAGCTTCTCCTTGAGGTTGAGGAAAAAAGGGGAGAAGGAATTATGCGAGGAGCTATTGCAGTAGGAATAGCCAGGGCAGGCTCTGAAAAGCCGGTCGTAAAAGCAGATTATGCGGAAAAACTCAAGGACTTTGATTTTGGAAAACCTCTCCACATCCTCGTAATTCCCGGAAAACTGCATTTTCTTGAAGCCGAAGCGCTTGTGAAACTTGCAGGAGGCCCAGCAGGATTTATGAAAGAAGTGGAGTAA
- a CDS encoding diphthine--ammonia ligase, translated as MKLAALISGGKDSIFAIYKALQEGHEVTHLINIVPARDDSYMYHSVNLHMVELISAACEIPLIQQESSGIKELELDDLTLALKKVDVDGVSVGAIESQYQAGRVKKICDALGLKVYTPLWHRDPEELLNEMSKVLDIRIVRVAADGLDESWLGRPINVNSIEHLKALNKRYMVHMAGEGGEYETVVLDAPFFKKRIEIVKSEIEWQGDTGSLKILEAKLVDKK; from the coding sequence ATGAAACTCGCAGCACTGATTTCCGGTGGCAAGGACTCGATTTTTGCCATATATAAAGCCCTCCAGGAAGGGCATGAAGTCACCCACCTGATTAATATTGTTCCCGCAAGGGACGATTCCTATATGTACCATTCCGTCAACCTCCACATGGTAGAACTAATCTCTGCCGCCTGTGAAATCCCCCTGATTCAGCAGGAGTCCAGCGGAATAAAGGAACTTGAACTGGATGACCTGACCCTTGCCCTCAAGAAAGTAGATGTAGACGGCGTATCCGTAGGTGCAATTGAGTCCCAGTACCAGGCAGGCAGGGTGAAGAAGATCTGCGATGCCCTGGGGCTTAAGGTCTATACTCCTCTCTGGCACAGAGACCCTGAAGAATTGCTCAATGAGATGTCAAAAGTGCTCGATATCCGGATCGTCAGAGTCGCAGCTGACGGCCTTGACGAGTCCTGGCTTGGTCGCCCTATTAATGTAAACTCGATTGAGCATCTCAAAGCGCTGAACAAGCGGTACATGGTTCACATGGCCGGAGAAGGCGGAGAATATGAGACTGTTGTGCTCGATGCCCCCTTTTTTAAAAAGCGGATTGAGATTGTAAAAAGTGAAATTGAATGGCAGGGTGACACTGGCTCCTTAAAGATCCTGGAAGCAAAACTTGTCGATAAAAAGTGA
- a CDS encoding DUF555 domain-containing protein, with the protein MKNFHVVLEAAWLVRDVKTADDAIGVAISEAGKRLNPKLDFVEVDVGTTSCPVCGEPFSSVFIAANTALVGLIFEMKVFDAESAEHAERIAKSVIGKSLRDIPLTVVEVTEFERPAEKSEQQHKSKTGK; encoded by the coding sequence ATGAAAAACTTCCATGTGGTACTTGAAGCAGCTTGGTTGGTTAGAGATGTAAAGACGGCTGATGATGCTATAGGAGTCGCGATTTCAGAAGCTGGAAAACGCCTGAATCCTAAATTGGATTTCGTAGAGGTTGACGTGGGAACTACATCCTGTCCGGTATGTGGTGAGCCCTTTAGCAGTGTTTTCATAGCGGCAAACACTGCTCTTGTAGGTCTTATTTTTGAGATGAAAGTTTTTGATGCTGAGTCTGCCGAACATGCGGAAAGGATCGCAAAATCTGTGATCGGAAAATCTCTCCGGGACATTCCTTTGACAGTTGTGGAAGTCACCGAATTCGAAAGGCCAGCTGAGAAGAGCGAACAGCAGCATAAGAGCAAAACAGGAAAATAA
- a CDS encoding response regulator transcription factor, with protein sequence MNNKNLDHEILKLIETQPEISEREIASRLSVPEELIKTRIANLIDTRQKILIMGDGNSALSIKATLEAENYNVVKVPGGFSSLEAIKAEKPDLVLLDTGLADLEGFKICKQIRTSSRYWWIPVMVLSEKGEVKNRIEAFESGVDDYVTTPFNPVELRVRVGMILKRTHF encoded by the coding sequence ATGAATAATAAAAATCTTGATCATGAGATTTTGAAATTAATCGAAACACAACCTGAAATAAGTGAGAGAGAGATTGCATCCCGTCTTTCAGTTCCAGAAGAACTGATTAAGACCCGAATCGCAAATCTTATAGACACGCGGCAGAAAATACTAATAATGGGGGATGGAAACAGTGCCCTCAGTATTAAGGCAACACTTGAAGCTGAAAATTATAATGTTGTCAAAGTCCCTGGTGGTTTTTCCTCACTTGAAGCCATAAAAGCTGAAAAACCCGACCTTGTCTTGTTGGATACTGGGCTTGCAGACCTTGAAGGTTTCAAAATCTGCAAACAAATTAGAACAAGTTCAAGATACTGGTGGATACCGGTTATGGTGCTCAGTGAAAAAGGAGAGGTAAAAAACAGGATTGAGGCTTTTGAATCGGGAGTTGATGACTACGTTACTACGCCTTTTAACCCTGTGGAACTGCGAGTCAGAGTAGGAATGATCTTGAAACGTACGCATTTCTAA
- a CDS encoding carbohydrate kinase family protein, with protein MDRIISIVGHTALDYIVDVERIAGKNESSPVIDYEEYPGGGAANIAVAIAKLGGKSQLISPVGTDFVSSGYEKLLTDAHVDLSRLYRIEDRKISKAFIFTDREDNQTTYFYWGASSKFKELEPEPVDFVHLATADSVYNAKLAQIAGFVSFDPGQDLVTYSKENLELILAHTDILFANRHEIKRVSEMTGKSFSELKAMIDIIVVTYDSQGSRIYTGKDEFLIPVISVQASDPTGAGDAYRAGFLLAFTRGYPLTTCGKIGSTVASFAVQARGCQTDLPTWEEMKARYEVNFGRLEKEC; from the coding sequence ATGGACAGAATAATTTCCATCGTAGGGCATACTGCCCTTGATTACATTGTAGATGTTGAAAGAATCGCAGGAAAAAACGAGTCATCACCTGTCATTGACTATGAAGAATATCCTGGTGGAGGGGCTGCTAATATTGCGGTTGCCATTGCAAAGCTGGGTGGAAAGAGCCAGTTGATTTCCCCTGTAGGCACAGATTTTGTAAGTTCAGGATATGAAAAACTCCTTACAGACGCGCATGTTGACCTTTCCCGCCTTTATAGAATTGAGGACCGGAAAATTTCTAAAGCCTTTATTTTCACTGACAGGGAAGACAACCAGACAACCTATTTTTACTGGGGAGCTTCTTCAAAATTCAAAGAACTTGAACCCGAACCTGTTGATTTTGTTCATCTTGCAACCGCTGACTCGGTGTATAACGCTAAACTTGCACAAATTGCCGGCTTCGTTTCCTTTGACCCTGGACAGGATCTTGTTACGTATTCAAAAGAAAACCTTGAACTCATACTCGCTCATACTGACATCCTTTTTGCGAACCGGCACGAGATAAAGCGAGTTTCAGAGATGACCGGAAAAAGTTTCTCTGAACTCAAGGCGATGATCGACATCATTGTGGTCACATATGATTCTCAGGGCAGCAGGATCTACACAGGTAAAGACGAATTTTTAATTCCTGTAATTTCTGTCCAGGCTTCAGATCCCACCGGAGCAGGAGATGCTTACAGGGCAGGATTCCTCCTCGCCTTCACAAGAGGATACCCGCTTACCACCTGCGGTAAAATTGGATCTACCGTAGCTTCTTTTGCTGTACAAGCACGAGGTTGCCAGACAGACCTTCCCACCTGGGAAGAAATGAAAGCTCGTTATGAAGTTAATTTTGGAAGGCTTGAGAAAGAGTGCTGA
- a CDS encoding glutaredoxin family protein: MAKVTLIHASWCTACPAARRFWKDLKSEYDFEYEEIDVETPEGQALIDKYGIVGVPTTIIDGEVAFTGLPKKADAISRIS; this comes from the coding sequence ATGGCTAAAGTTACGCTTATTCACGCCAGCTGGTGTACTGCCTGTCCGGCAGCTCGAAGATTCTGGAAAGACCTGAAATCCGAGTATGACTTTGAATACGAGGAAATAGATGTGGAAACTCCAGAGGGTCAGGCATTGATAGATAAGTATGGCATAGTTGGAGTACCTACGACTATTATTGATGGAGAGGTAGCTTTTACAGGCCTCCCGAAAAAAGCTGATGCTATATCTCGTATTAGCTGA